A part of Thiovulum sp. ES genomic DNA contains:
- a CDS encoding acetyl-CoA carboxylase, carboxyl transferase, beta subunit (PFAM: Carboxyl transferase domain~TIGRFAM: acetyl-CoA carboxylase, carboxyl transferase, beta subunit), protein MSFLDIFKTSGREKKPQPKKSEAPSHWIKCDSCSALMYYKEVENQMYVCPKCGHHIRIGVKHRIEFLVDPETFIEHDQNLQPVDPLKFVDSKSYKKRVDEAYKKSGRFSSAVSGSAKIAGVDAEIVVFDFSFMGGSLGSVEGEKIFRAINRAIERGVGVVIVSASGGARMQESTFSLMQMAKTSSALSKLADKGLPYISILTDPTMGGVSASFATLGDIIIAEPNALVGFAGQRVIKQTIGSDLPEGFQRAEFLLEHGAIDMIVKRNEMRETVGNILKFFQKG, encoded by the coding sequence TTGTCCTTTCTTGATATTTTTAAAACAAGTGGTAGAGAAAAAAAGCCACAACCAAAAAAGAGTGAAGCACCATCTCACTGGATAAAGTGCGATTCTTGTAGTGCTTTGATGTATTATAAAGAAGTTGAAAATCAGATGTATGTTTGTCCAAAGTGCGGACATCATATTAGGATTGGAGTGAAACATAGAATAGAATTTCTTGTTGATCCTGAAACTTTCATTGAACATGACCAAAACTTACAGCCAGTAGATCCTCTTAAATTTGTAGATTCAAAAAGCTATAAAAAAAGAGTTGATGAAGCCTATAAAAAGAGTGGGCGGTTCTCTTCTGCTGTTAGCGGTAGTGCAAAAATTGCAGGAGTTGATGCGGAAATTGTTGTTTTTGATTTCTCATTTATGGGTGGAAGCCTTGGTTCAGTCGAGGGAGAAAAAATATTTCGTGCTATAAATCGTGCAATTGAAAGAGGAGTAGGAGTTGTGATTGTTTCAGCTTCAGGTGGAGCAAGAATGCAAGAGTCAACTTTTTCACTTATGCAGATGGCGAAGACCTCATCGGCACTCTCAAAATTAGCTGACAAAGGTTTGCCATACATCTCTATTTTGACTGATCCTACAATGGGTGGAGTAAGTGCATCTTTTGCAACTCTTGGAGATATAATTATTGCCGAACCAAATGCACTTGTCGGTTTTGCTGGACAACGAGTTATCAAGCAAACAATCGGTTCAGATTTGCCTGAAGGTTTTCAAAGAGCTGAATTCCTGCTTGAACATGGTGCAATTGATATGATTGTGAAACGAAACGAAATGAGAGAAACTGTTGGAAACATTCTCAAATTTTTTCAAAAAGGTTAA
- a CDS encoding L-asparaginase/GlutRNAGln amidotransferase subunit D (PFAM: Asparaginase) encodes MKILFINTGGTFNKIYNKINGKLVVPKSDEVLKKVLNSTGGNFESEIVGTIYKDSLEMTEEDREKIFDILLDTDTKNVVIIHGTDTIKETAEYLSDKIFGKRIVLVGAMKPILFDSIDGSLNLGVALGFLQSEPFDGIYISMSGLVSPFNKIEKDRKAGIFKSI; translated from the coding sequence TTGAAGATCCTCTTTATCAATACAGGCGGAACTTTCAATAAAATCTACAACAAAATCAATGGTAAATTAGTCGTTCCAAAAAGCGATGAGGTCTTAAAAAAAGTTCTAAATAGCACAGGTGGAAATTTTGAGAGTGAAATAGTTGGCACAATTTACAAAGATAGTTTAGAGATGACTGAAGAAGATCGGGAAAAGATTTTTGATATTTTGCTTGATACTGATACTAAAAATGTTGTGATTATTCATGGAACAGACACGATAAAGGAGACCGCAGAATATCTTTCTGATAAGATTTTTGGAAAACGAATTGTGCTTGTTGGTGCGATGAAACCGATTCTTTTTGACTCAATTGATGGAAGTTTAAATCTTGGTGTTGCACTTGGATTTCTACAAAGCGAACCATTTGACGGAATTTATATTTCAATGAGTGGATTAGTTTCTCCTTTTAACAAAATTGAGAAAGATCGTAAAGCTGGGATTTTTAAATCTATTTAA
- a CDS encoding adenine phosphoribosyltransferase (PFAM: Phosphoribosyl transferase domain~TIGRFAM: adenine phosphoribosyltransferase), which yields MTIEELNSKIRVISDFPKEGIQFKDITTILNDSEAFQTIINIFYERYKDLEIDYVAGIESRGFIFGTPLALKLGVGFVPVRKIGKLPSKTVSISYDLEYGSDTLEIHEDAFHGKNAKVLLIDDLLATGGTASATVKLIEKTGASVIESAFLIHLKFLGGEKKIKSPIFSIIEDN from the coding sequence ATGACAATTGAAGAGTTAAATAGCAAAATTAGAGTAATTTCAGATTTTCCAAAAGAGGGAATCCAGTTCAAAGACATTACAACAATTCTGAACGATTCAGAAGCATTCCAAACAATTATCAATATATTTTATGAGAGATATAAAGATTTAGAAATCGACTATGTTGCTGGGATTGAGAGCCGAGGTTTTATCTTTGGAACTCCTCTTGCTTTAAAACTTGGTGTTGGATTTGTGCCTGTGCGGAAAATTGGAAAACTGCCTTCAAAAACAGTTTCTATAAGTTATGATTTAGAATACGGAAGCGATACACTTGAAATTCATGAAGATGCTTTTCACGGAAAAAATGCAAAAGTTCTACTTATCGACGACCTTTTAGCAACTGGCGGGACTGCATCCGCGACTGTGAAATTGATTGAAAAAACAGGTGCTTCTGTTATTGAGTCTGCTTTTTTGATCCATTTAAAATTTTTGGGCGGAGAAAAAAAGATCAAAAGTCCAATTTTCTCAATCATCGAAGACAACTAA
- a CDS encoding riboflavin biosynthesis protein RibD (PFAM: RibD C-terminal domain; Cytidine and deoxycytidylate deaminase zinc-binding region~TIGRFAM: riboflavin biosynthesis protein RibD), whose protein sequence is MIPDHNFYIKLAIDEAWKHQLLTYPNPAVGGLLLSEKGEILSISAHQKSGEPHSEVNVFRDAYIKLTNDNSILKYETSAEIHEFLSQNSGNIFKNSTLYTTLEPCNHFGKTPPCSLLIKNLGVSKVVIGVSDKNKKASGGADFLEKRGIKTIFLESEKSADLIAPFELWNRKRFVFFKYAQTMNGEISNGIISSEESRKFVHAIRDKIDLLVIGGNTVRVDRPTLDSRMVNGKSPDVLILSNRKDFDKTIPLFTVPNRKVFVENSLEKIEKYNFVMIEGGYKLLQSLISEIDMLLLFISPKLQNSSETFSSSKEQNFRVLHRSNIGEDSLLWLKPN, encoded by the coding sequence ATGATTCCAGATCACAATTTCTATATAAAACTCGCAATAGATGAGGCTTGGAAACACCAGCTTTTAACTTATCCAAATCCAGCTGTTGGAGGTCTTCTGCTATCAGAAAAAGGGGAAATTCTCTCTATTTCCGCACACCAAAAAAGTGGAGAACCGCATTCGGAAGTAAATGTTTTTCGAGATGCTTATATAAAATTGACAAATGACAATTCTATTTTAAAATACGAAACAAGTGCGGAAATTCATGAATTTTTAAGTCAAAATTCGGGGAATATTTTTAAAAACTCCACTCTTTACACAACACTTGAACCGTGTAACCATTTTGGGAAAACTCCACCCTGCTCTCTTCTTATCAAAAACCTCGGAGTCTCAAAAGTTGTGATTGGTGTTAGTGATAAAAATAAAAAAGCTTCTGGTGGTGCGGATTTTTTAGAGAAGCGTGGAATTAAGACAATTTTTTTAGAATCGGAAAAGTCGGCTGACCTCATCGCACCTTTTGAACTTTGGAACAGAAAAAGATTTGTATTTTTTAAATATGCCCAAACTATGAATGGAGAAATTTCAAACGGAATTATCTCTTCAGAGGAGAGTCGGAAATTTGTTCATGCAATTCGGGACAAAATCGACTTGCTTGTTATTGGAGGAAATACAGTTAGAGTTGATCGACCGACTCTTGATTCCAGAATGGTAAATGGGAAATCTCCAGATGTTCTCATTCTTTCAAACAGAAAAGATTTTGACAAAACAATTCCGCTTTTCACTGTTCCAAACAGAAAAGTTTTTGTCGAAAATTCACTAGAAAAAATTGAAAAATATAATTTTGTGATGATCGAAGGTGGATATAAACTTCTTCAAAGTCTGATTTCTGAAATCGATATGCTCCTGCTTTTTATTTCACCAAAATTGCAAAACTCTTCAGAAACTTTTTCAAGTTCAAAAGAACAAAATTTTAGAGTTTTGCATCGTTCAAATATTGGTGAAGATTCTCTACTCTGGCTTAAACCAAATTAG
- a CDS encoding YeeE/YedE family protein (DUF395) (PFAM: YeeE/YedE family (DUF395)) yields the protein MPRKISWWQGGLLISLVVLFTFSIYGANKPFGCSTSIPYFSSVIFDLEDYDYAKKTVASGSWQIVMLFGALLGGFLTSIFITKSFGIRLVPSLWKDRRGSSVLNRFFWSFIGGFLIVFGARTAGGCTSGHLLSGIPQLAVSSFIFGIAMMISLFITGRIFYRKKD from the coding sequence ATGCCTAGAAAAATTAGCTGGTGGCAGGGTGGTCTTTTGATTTCTCTTGTTGTGCTTTTTACATTTTCAATTTATGGAGCGAATAAACCGTTTGGTTGTTCAACATCAATTCCATATTTTTCAAGTGTGATTTTTGATTTAGAAGATTACGACTATGCGAAAAAAACAGTGGCAAGTGGTTCTTGGCAAATTGTTATGCTTTTCGGTGCTTTACTTGGGGGTTTTTTAACTTCAATTTTTATAACAAAAAGTTTTGGAATTCGACTTGTTCCATCGCTTTGGAAAGATCGCCGAGGAAGTTCAGTTTTAAATAGATTTTTTTGGAGTTTTATTGGTGGATTTTTAATTGTATTCGGTGCTAGAACTGCTGGAGGTTGCACAAGCGGACACCTTCTTTCTGGTATTCCTCAACTTGCTGTTAGCAGTTTTATTTTTGGAATCGCAATGATGATTTCTCTTTTTATTACTGGACGAATTTTTTATAGAAAAAAGGATTAA
- a CDS encoding deoxycytidylate deaminase (PFAM: Cytidine and deoxycytidylate deaminase zinc-binding region), with translation MIDIENKKERYHKLFIESAVLSSQMSFCNRLKVGAVLVKDNRILANGWNGTISGLSNDCEEMTENGLKTSEFVLHAEQNVITFSAKQGISTNNCTLYITHSPCKMCAKLIAQSGIKKVVYQNEYRDSEGVDFLQKTGVEVEKYN, from the coding sequence ATGATAGACATTGAAAATAAAAAAGAGCGATACCACAAACTTTTTATTGAAAGTGCGGTGCTTTCCTCACAAATGAGTTTTTGCAATAGATTAAAAGTTGGAGCAGTTTTGGTAAAGGATAATCGGATTTTGGCAAATGGTTGGAATGGCACAATTTCTGGATTATCAAATGATTGTGAAGAGATGACAGAAAACGGACTAAAAACTTCGGAATTTGTTCTTCATGCCGAACAAAATGTGATAACTTTTTCGGCAAAACAGGGAATTTCCACAAATAATTGCACTCTTTATATCACTCACTCGCCGTGTAAAATGTGTGCAAAATTAATCGCACAATCTGGAATCAAAAAAGTTGTCTATCAAAATGAGTATCGAGATAGTGAGGGAGTTGATTTTTTACAAAAAACAGGTGTTGAAGTTGAAAAATACAATTAG
- a CDS encoding YeeE/YedE family protein (DUF395) (PFAM: YeeE/YedE family (DUF395)): MIETISEILQSVANQDHGSIAMVFIIGLFFGVVVQWSRVDTFEKIAGFSMLKDFTMIKLVLFAMGIITIGLYFMVGNDLAHYSPKPIYIGALIIGGTLFGIGMSIFGKCPGTGTISLAEGRLDVLVGILGGLLGGAVYTIFYMDFKFLLGENLGKIQLLDFIEGDVSSFVIGFGVILIILSFVIPDREIHYDKE; encoded by the coding sequence TTGATTGAAACAATTAGTGAAATTTTACAATCGGTAGCAAATCAGGATCACGGCTCAATCGCAATGGTTTTTATAATCGGTCTATTTTTTGGTGTTGTTGTTCAGTGGAGTCGAGTGGATACTTTTGAGAAAATTGCAGGTTTCTCGATGCTCAAAGATTTTACAATGATAAAACTCGTGCTTTTTGCAATGGGAATTATTACAATCGGACTCTATTTTATGGTTGGAAATGACTTGGCTCACTATTCACCAAAACCAATTTACATTGGTGCTTTAATTATTGGTGGAACTCTTTTTGGAATCGGAATGTCAATTTTTGGTAAATGCCCTGGAACTGGAACTATTTCACTTGCTGAAGGTCGGCTTGATGTTCTTGTAGGAATTCTCGGAGGACTTCTTGGTGGTGCAGTTTATACAATTTTTTACATGGATTTCAAGTTTTTGCTTGGTGAAAACTTAGGAAAAATACAATTATTAGATTTTATTGAGGGAGATGTTTCTTCTTTTGTAATTGGATTTGGAGTGATTCTCATAATTCTCTCTTTTGTGATTCCAGACCGAGAAATTCACTACGACAAAGAGTAA